The following proteins are co-located in the Anas platyrhynchos isolate ZD024472 breed Pekin duck chromosome 1, IASCAAS_PekinDuck_T2T, whole genome shotgun sequence genome:
- the FGF6 gene encoding fibroblast growth factor 6, translating to MTTAQRLLITMFSKASIHRTLSAFILLFFLAGIASTYPVLSRTNGTLLERGWQSLLSRSIAGMSGEKSDVNWESDYLLGIKRQRRLYCNVGIGFHLQILPDGRISGVHNENQYSLFEISTVERGVVSLFGVKSALFIAMNNKGKLYGTAVFQDECKFKETLLPNNYNAYESNAYHGAYIALSKHGRVKRGNKVSPAMTVTHFLPRI from the exons ATGACCACTGCACAAAGACTTCTCATCACTATGTTCTCCAAAGCCAGCATTCATCGGACGTTGTCTGCTTTcattctcctgttttttttagcTGGGATTGCTTCAACATATCCAGTTTTAAGCAGAACTAATGGCACATTGCTGGAAAGAGGATGGCAATCCCTGTTGTCCAGGTCCATTGCTGGGATGTCAGGGGAGAAGTCAGATGTGAACTGGGAGAGTGACTATTTGCTAGGAATCAAGAGGCAGCGGAGGCTTTATTGCAACGTGGGCATCGGGTTTCACCTTCAAATCCTCCCAGACGGAAGGATAAGCGGAGTTCACAATGAAAACCAATACA GTCTCTTTGAAATATCCACTGTAGAGAGAGGTGTTGTTAGCCTGTTTGGTGTGAAAAGTGCTCTCTTCATTGCAATGAACAACAAGGGGAAGCTGTATGGAACG GCTGTTTTCCAAGACGAATGCAAATTCAAAGAAACCTTGCTGCCCAATAACTACAATGCATATGAATCAAATGCTTACCATGGTGCTTACATAGCACTCAGCAAACACGGGAGAGTGAAGAGAGGAAATAAAGTTTCTCCAGCTATGACAGTGACCCACTTTTTACCAAGAATATGA